From Roseburia hominis, the proteins below share one genomic window:
- the rpsO gene encoding 30S ribosomal protein S15, whose product MITKEMKEQIIKDYGRTPGDTGSPEVQVAILTARINDLTDHFKANPKDHHSRRGLLKMVGQRRGLLAYLKKNDIERYRSLIERLGLRK is encoded by the coding sequence ATGATTACAAAGGAAATGAAAGAACAGATTATTAAGGATTACGGAAGAACACCTGGCGATACAGGATCTCCGGAGGTGCAGGTAGCGATCCTGACCGCAAGAATCAACGACCTGACCGATCACTTCAAGGCTAACCCGAAGGATCATCACTCCAGAAGAGGTCTTCTGAAGATGGTAGGACAGAGAAGAGGTCTTCTTGCTTACCTTAAGAAGAATGACATCGAGAGATATCGTTCACTGATCGAGAGATTAGGTCTGAGAAAGTAA
- a CDS encoding Na/Pi cotransporter family protein, whose amino-acid sequence MGITTIFLLFGGLGLFLFGMQLMSDGLEKAAGARMRSILEFFTKNRFIGMIVGVVFTAIIQSSSATTVMVVSFVNSGLMDLFQASGVILGANIGTTVTGQLIAFNLSDIAPLFVICGVVMQMFCKKTNAKRIGGVILGFGILFMGLSTMGNAMSSLKNSPQMINLVTSLTNPLMGILVGIVITAVLQSSSATVGIVILMAGQGLIDFVICPYIVLGCNIGSCMSAMLASLSGKKDAKRAALIHLLFNIVGSIITYLVMLAAQGPITGALLAMSGGNPARAVANTHTIFKVAQVIVLFPFMGWIVKATYKIVRGKDPSQDDEFELLYIGEKQIMTPSTATVGAIREIVHMGQVASENLTKGMKVLCDPTEEEIQEIYSKERYINFLNHRITDYLVKASEMEMPVSDTQIIGGLFHVVNDIERIGDHAENLADSAKQILEGSVQLSDKAKQQLKDMTEMVLKILDYSLDMFSNKNQEHMQEILDLEDAIDEREKKLQRSHVKRLTKNKCTPEAGMIFSDTVSGLERVADHATNIAFAILQPDDMTDEDD is encoded by the coding sequence ATGGGTATTACGACAATTTTTCTGCTGTTTGGCGGATTGGGGCTATTTCTGTTCGGAATGCAGCTCATGAGCGACGGGCTGGAGAAAGCGGCGGGCGCGCGGATGCGCAGTATTCTTGAATTTTTTACAAAGAACCGCTTTATCGGTATGATCGTAGGCGTGGTGTTCACGGCGATCATACAGTCGTCGAGTGCGACCACGGTCATGGTGGTCAGCTTTGTAAACTCCGGCCTTATGGATTTGTTTCAGGCAAGTGGCGTGATTCTGGGAGCCAACATCGGTACTACCGTGACAGGACAGTTGATTGCATTTAATCTATCGGATATTGCGCCGTTGTTCGTGATTTGCGGTGTTGTGATGCAGATGTTCTGCAAAAAGACGAATGCGAAGCGAATCGGCGGAGTAATCCTTGGCTTTGGTATCCTGTTCATGGGACTTAGTACCATGGGAAATGCGATGTCTTCTCTTAAGAATTCCCCGCAGATGATTAACCTTGTAACTTCGCTTACAAACCCGCTTATGGGGATTCTTGTGGGAATTGTAATTACGGCTGTCCTTCAAAGTTCATCCGCCACGGTCGGTATCGTCATTTTGATGGCCGGGCAGGGGCTGATCGATTTTGTGATTTGTCCGTATATCGTTCTGGGCTGTAATATCGGATCCTGTATGTCAGCGATGCTTGCGAGCCTTAGTGGAAAGAAGGATGCAAAGAGAGCAGCGCTGATTCATCTGCTGTTCAATATTGTGGGCTCCATAATCACATATCTTGTAATGCTTGCTGCACAGGGGCCGATCACCGGTGCGCTGCTTGCCATGTCAGGCGGTAACCCGGCGAGAGCGGTCGCGAATACACATACGATATTTAAGGTGGCTCAGGTGATTGTACTGTTCCCGTTCATGGGCTGGATCGTAAAGGCAACGTATAAGATTGTCCGTGGCAAAGACCCGTCACAGGATGATGAGTTTGAGCTGTTATATATCGGTGAAAAACAGATCATGACGCCCAGCACGGCAACAGTTGGAGCAATCCGTGAGATCGTACATATGGGTCAGGTGGCCAGCGAGAATCTGACAAAAGGTATGAAAGTATTGTGCGATCCGACTGAGGAAGAGATTCAGGAGATTTATAGTAAAGAGCGTTATATTAATTTCCTGAATCATCGGATCACGGATTATCTTGTAAAAGCGAGCGAGATGGAAATGCCTGTTTCGGATACCCAGATTATCGGCGGACTTTTCCATGTAGTGAATGATATTGAGCGTATCGGCGATCATGCGGAAAACCTTGCAGATTCCGCGAAGCAGATACTGGAGGGAAGCGTACAGCTCAGTGACAAGGCGAAGCAGCAGCTTAAGGATATGACGGAGATGGTACTTAAAATTCTGGATTATTCCCTGGATATGTTTTCGAATAAAAATCAGGAGCACATGCAGGAAATCCTGGATCTGGAGGACGCCATCGATGAACGTGAGAAGAAGCTGCAGAGGTCTCATGTGAAGCGTCTGACGAAGAATAAATGTACGCCTGAGGCCGGAATGATCTTCTCCGACACGGTATCAGGATTGGAGAGAGTTGCGGACCATGCTACCAATATCGCGTTCGCGATCCTTCAGCCGGACGATATGACGGATGAAGATGATTAA